The following proteins come from a genomic window of Erpetoichthys calabaricus chromosome 18, fErpCal1.3, whole genome shotgun sequence:
- the LOC114669109 gene encoding LOW QUALITY PROTEIN: TRPM8 channel-associated factor 2-like (The sequence of the model RefSeq protein was modified relative to this genomic sequence to represent the inferred CDS: inserted 2 bases in 1 codon) — protein sequence MCMLMKQSPGISSPDYFKLDLSGFNELHCPPVVVQRIPINNKTVSVSNQWGGLIYIIVPGGSELGTVTVTVEGAAQAPYFKLGQSCVTDWQKTLSRNPAPWAELEVDNIILTVPTSKISHITNREPLLQLWNRITKGIAELAAVPECFLRPERIVADVQISAGYMHSGYPVMLLLESVQEIADLQFMQTSPIWGPLHELGHNQQRPLWKFPPHTTEATSNLWSVYVHEKVLDLPRSKAHPELTAESRKERIKSYLKGESRLDDWTVWACLETYLRLQESFGWEPFIALFSEYQQMSXLVENLDNKAKMNLWAEKFSFQVKRNLVPFFKVWGWPIEEDVCKKLANLPEWMGASLINDNPVCELLVVDF from the exons attacTTCAAATTAGACCTCAGTGGTTTTAATGAGctgcactgccctccagtggtggTCCAAAGAATTCCTATCAACAATAAAACAGTTTCAGTCTCTAACCAGTGGGGTGGCTTGATTTACATCATTGTGCCAGGAGGAAGTGAGCTTGGCACCGTCACTGTCACGGTGGAGGGAGCTGCTCAGGCCCCATACTTCAAACTCG GACAAAGCTGTGTGACAGACTGGCAAAAAACTCTTAGTCGAAACCCAGCACCCTGGGCAGAACTAGAGGTGGACAATATTATCCTGACCGTACCCACAAGCAAAATCTCCCACATCACCAATCGAGAGCCTCTTCTCCAGCTGTGGAATCGCATCACCAAAGGCATCGCTGAACTCGCTGCTGTGCCTGAATGCTTCCTGAGGCCTGAGCGCATTGTGGCCGATGTTCAGATAAGTGCAG GTTATATGCACTCAGGGTATCCAGTGATGCTTTTATTAGAATCTGTCCAAGAAATTGCTGATCTTCAGTTCATGCAGACCAGTCCCATATGGGGTCCACTGCATGAACTTGGACACAATCAGCAGAGACCTTTGTGGAAGTTTCCCCCTCACACCACTGAAGCCACCTCTAACCTCTGGTCTGTGTATGTCCATGAGAAGGTCCTCGATCTCCCACGAAGCAAAGCCCACCCTGAGCTTACTGCAGAATCCAGAAAAGAGAGAATAAAAAGCTACTTAAAAGGTGAATCACGTCTGGACGACTGGACCGTTTGGGCCTGCTTGGAGACCTACTTACGG CTGCAGGAGAGCTTTGGATGGGAGCCGTTCATTGCGCTGTTTTCTGAATATCAGCAAATGTC ATTAGTTGAGAATCTGGATAATAAAGCCAAGATGAATCTGTGGGCTGAGAAGTTTTCTTTCCAAGTAAAGAGGAATCTGGTCCCATTTTTCAAAGTCTGGGGGTGGCCCATTGAAGAGGACGTCTGCAAGAAGCTGGCTAATCTACCCGAGTGGATGGGAGCCTCTCTTATAAATGACAATCCAGTGTGTGAGTTATTAGTTGTTGATTTTTAG